From Poecile atricapillus isolate bPoeAtr1 chromosome Z, bPoeAtr1.hap1, whole genome shotgun sequence, one genomic window encodes:
- the LOC131573601 gene encoding mediator of RNA polymerase II transcription subunit 21: protein MADRLTQLQDAVNSLADQFCNAIGVLQQCGPPASFSNIQTAINKDQPVNPTEEYAQLFAALIARTAKDIDVLIDSLPSEESTAALQAASLYRLEEENHEAAARLEEVVYRGDVLLEKIQSALADIAQSQLKTRSGTHSQPLPDS, encoded by the exons aTGGCGGACCGGCTGACCCAGCTGCAGGACGCCGTCAATTCG CTCGCGGACCAGTTCTGTAACGCCATCGGAGTGCTGCAGCAGTGCGGCCCCCCGGCCTCCTTCAGCAACATCCAGACGGCCATAAACAAGGATCAGCCCGTGAACCCCACGGAAG agtATGCCCAGCTGTTCGCAGCTCTGATCGCTCGCACTGCCAAGGATATCGATGTTCTCATAGATTCCCTGCCCAGTGAAGAATCCACAGCAGCTTTGCAG GCTGCGAGCCTGTACCGGCTGGAAGAGGAGAACCACGAGGCGGCGGCGCGGTTGGAGGAGGTTGTTTACCGCGGGGATGTGCTGCTCGAGAAGATCCAGAGCGCCCTGGCCGACATCGCCCAGTCGCAGCTCAAGACGCGGAGCGGCACCCacagccagcccctgcccgACTCGTAG